From Aquabacter sp. L1I39, the proteins below share one genomic window:
- a CDS encoding toll/interleukin-1 receptor domain-containing protein has product MQETGGEAVKVFLSWSGAQSRQLARILKDWLPNVLQHCEPWMSDCDISAGERWSVEIGRNLSECNFGVICVTRENIQSLWIAFEAGALSKSLTDSAVVPLLLNLEYSDIQGPLTQFQSIKCTKTDILKLCTSINLKSEFQISEPILNTAINAHWSSLEDRLTHITPEMEDHTPKRDTRDILEEILNLVRIIDQKTEQSTAANINTLARYNEWSHLLGLDDVSASHIKGDDPKNQTKRISDFYRIKDKSAEEFWKNNIKESVSGSELVDALRELILNTSKEKG; this is encoded by the coding sequence ATGCAAGAAACGGGTGGGGAAGCCGTGAAGGTTTTTCTGAGCTGGAGCGGGGCCCAGAGTAGGCAACTCGCGCGGATCCTGAAGGATTGGCTTCCGAATGTACTGCAACATTGCGAACCTTGGATGTCCGATTGCGACATTTCAGCAGGTGAGCGCTGGAGCGTCGAAATCGGGCGCAACCTTAGCGAATGCAACTTCGGCGTAATCTGCGTTACACGAGAAAATATTCAATCTTTATGGATTGCATTTGAGGCTGGAGCGCTTTCAAAGTCGCTGACTGATAGCGCCGTAGTTCCGCTCCTGCTCAACCTTGAATATTCAGACATTCAAGGACCATTAACGCAATTCCAATCGATAAAATGCACAAAAACAGACATACTAAAGCTTTGTACTTCAATCAATTTGAAATCCGAATTCCAGATTTCCGAGCCGATTTTGAACACAGCAATTAACGCACACTGGAGCAGCCTTGAAGATCGGCTGACGCACATCACTCCAGAAATGGAGGACCATACACCCAAACGGGACACAAGAGATATTCTTGAGGAAATACTAAATCTCGTCCGCATCATTGACCAGAAAACTGAACAGTCCACGGCCGCAAATATCAACACTCTCGCCCGTTACAATGAGTGGAGCCACCTCCTCGGCTTGGACGACGTGTCGGCAAGTCATATAAAAGGAGACGATCCCAAGAACCAAACGAAACGCATCTCTGATTTCTATAGGATTAAAGATAAAAGCGCTGAAGAATTTTGGAAAAATAACATAAAAGAATCGGTATCAGGCTCTGAATTAGTTGATGCATTGAGAGAACTGATACTTAACACTTCCAAGGAAAAGGGGTGA
- the aroB gene encoding 3-dehydroquinate synthase — protein MPDAAAARPAEPRLVRVDLAGRPYDIAIGPGLLAEIGPRIAALRPGARVAIVTDTHVAGHHLKTVEASLAAAGIPSSVIEVTPGEKTKGYAGLEQVTEGLIAARIERRDLVLALGGGVVGDLAGFAAAVVRRGVDVVQAPTTLLSQVDSSVGGKTGINSPQGKNLIGAFHQPVLVIADTATLDTLPAREVRAGYAEVAKYGLLGDAPFFEWLEQNGRDVISGGPARVEAVAASCAAKAAIVARDEKETGDRALLNLGHTFGHALEAGAGFSQRLLHGEAVAIGMALAFSYSAKMGLCSGQDAVRATRHLEAVGLPTRIADVPGDLPDTDGLMALIAQDKKVSRGALTFILVRGIGAAFIAKDVDAASIRAFLDEMRAA, from the coding sequence ATGCCTGACGCCGCAGCCGCCCGCCCCGCCGAGCCCCGCCTGGTGCGCGTGGACCTGGCCGGGCGGCCCTATGACATCGCCATCGGGCCGGGCCTCCTCGCCGAGATCGGCCCGCGCATCGCCGCTCTGCGGCCGGGCGCGCGGGTGGCCATCGTCACCGACACCCATGTGGCCGGCCATCATCTCAAGACGGTGGAGGCCTCGCTCGCCGCCGCCGGCATCCCCTCCTCCGTCATCGAGGTCACGCCGGGCGAGAAGACCAAGGGCTATGCGGGCCTCGAACAGGTGACCGAGGGCCTGATCGCCGCCCGCATCGAGCGGCGCGACCTGGTGTTGGCGCTGGGCGGGGGCGTGGTGGGCGATCTCGCCGGCTTCGCCGCCGCCGTGGTGCGCCGGGGCGTCGACGTGGTGCAGGCGCCGACCACCTTGCTCTCCCAGGTGGATTCCTCCGTGGGCGGCAAGACCGGCATCAATTCGCCCCAGGGCAAGAATCTCATCGGTGCCTTCCACCAGCCGGTTCTGGTGATCGCCGACACCGCCACCCTCGACACGCTCCCCGCCCGCGAGGTCCGCGCCGGCTATGCGGAGGTGGCCAAATATGGCCTGCTTGGCGATGCGCCCTTCTTCGAGTGGCTGGAGCAGAATGGCCGCGACGTGATTTCCGGCGGCCCCGCGCGGGTGGAGGCGGTGGCCGCCTCCTGCGCCGCCAAGGCCGCCATCGTCGCCCGCGACGAGAAGGAGACCGGCGACCGGGCCCTGCTCAATCTCGGCCACACCTTCGGCCATGCGCTGGAGGCGGGCGCCGGCTTCTCCCAGCGCCTGCTCCATGGCGAGGCGGTGGCCATCGGCATGGCGCTGGCCTTCTCCTATTCCGCGAAAATGGGCCTGTGCTCGGGCCAGGATGCGGTGCGCGCCACCCGCCACCTGGAAGCGGTGGGCCTGCCCACCCGCATCGCCGACGTGCCGGGCGACTTGCCGGACACGGACGGCCTCATGGCCCTCATCGCCCAGGACAAGAAGGTAAGCCGGGGGGCGCTGACCTTCATCCTGGTGCGCGGCATCGGCGCCGCCTTCATCGCCAAGGATGTGGACGCCGCCTCCATCCGCGCCTTCCTGGACGAGATGCGCGCGGCCTGA
- a CDS encoding DUF1223 domain-containing protein, which translates to MSPFRARSLLLALSLAAALQGGAARADDLKPKAVVELFTSQGCASCPPADTLLSELATDPQVIALTLAVDYWDYVGWKDTLAKHGHSLRQRAYADLRGDRMIYTPQMVVDGVVAAKGSDRRAVEKAISRERTGQTVLSVPVKLTREKDALVIELPAAKGHEGASATAGEPAPTGTAHVPVASEISADVWVCPVIASQAVSIGRGENAGKTVTYTNIVRGWIRLGPWTGTAARYEVDMSRLQQDGVDQVVVMVQSGSPGAPGPILGAAKLALP; encoded by the coding sequence ATGAGCCCGTTCCGCGCCCGTTCCCTTCTCTTGGCCCTCTCGCTCGCGGCCGCCCTGCAGGGTGGCGCGGCACGCGCGGACGACCTGAAGCCCAAGGCGGTGGTCGAGCTTTTCACCAGTCAGGGCTGCGCCTCCTGCCCGCCCGCCGACACGCTGCTCTCCGAGCTTGCCACCGATCCGCAGGTGATCGCACTCACCCTGGCGGTGGACTATTGGGACTATGTGGGCTGGAAGGACACGCTGGCCAAGCACGGCCATTCGCTGCGCCAGCGCGCCTATGCGGACCTGCGCGGCGACCGCATGATCTATACGCCGCAAATGGTGGTGGACGGGGTCGTCGCCGCCAAGGGCAGCGACCGGCGCGCGGTGGAAAAGGCCATCTCCCGGGAGCGCACCGGACAGACCGTGCTCTCCGTGCCGGTGAAGCTGACGCGGGAGAAGGACGCACTGGTCATCGAGCTGCCTGCCGCCAAGGGGCATGAAGGCGCCAGCGCCACCGCAGGCGAGCCGGCCCCCACCGGCACCGCCCATGTGCCGGTCGCGTCCGAGATTTCCGCTGATGTGTGGGTCTGCCCGGTCATTGCCAGCCAGGCGGTGTCCATCGGGCGTGGTGAGAATGCGGGCAAGACCGTCACCTACACCAATATCGTGCGCGGCTGGATTCGCCTCGGTCCCTGGACCGGCACCGCCGCCCGCTATGAGGTGGACATGAGCCGCCTGCAGCAGGACGGCGTCGATCAGGTGGTGGTGATGGTGCAGAGCGGTTCCCCCGGCGCGCCCGGCCCCATCCTCGGCGCCGCCAAGCTCGCGCTGCCCTGA
- the polA gene encoding DNA polymerase I, whose translation MSVAPRPIKPGDHVFLVDGSSFVFRAYFQSINQDRKYNFRSDRLPTGAVRLFCTKLLQFIREGAVGIRPTHLAIIFDKSEDSFRKEIYPDYKANRSDPPDELIPQFPLMREAVKAFGLIPVEMARFEADDLIATYAVQAAKAGADVLVVSADKDLMQIVGERVAMYDPASGEAGGRGARPERRIGLQEVVDYFGVPPEKVTDVQALAGDSTDNVPGVPGIGIKTAATLIQDYGDLESLLARAGEIKQPKRRESLLDPANQEKARISKRLVTLDCAVPVEVPLEDLVLEEPDAKRLVAFLKAMEFTTITRRVAEAYGVEAGEIEPDPLLSPGGGAVPALPAGPAEPVAPAAAAAPAAGAAPAPSGRPQLLSPSDLVAARAAEARAEKVDRSRYAMLSSAAELADWCARARDQGYVAFDTETTGIDSQQADLVGVSLALAPNVACYIPLAHVGAGDGLFSEGRLPNQIPFQDALALLKPLFEDVGTLKIGHNVKYDAAILARYGIEVAPLDCTMCMSYALDAGRTNHGMDDLSVRHLGHQPIAFTEVAGKGKGQITFDKVPLEAATAYAAEDADVTLRLWRVLKPRLPADGMTTVYETLERPLIPVLGRMEARGVSIDRTLLSRLSGEFAQGAARIEDEIAEIAGERLNVGSPKQIGDILFGRMGLPGATKTPTGAWSTKANVLEELAEAGHPLPKKILDWRQLAKLRSTYTDALPGYVNPRTGRVHTSYALAATTTGRLSSSEPNLQNIPIRTEEGRRIRRAFVAEKGYKLVSADYSQIELRLLAEIAEIPSLRQAFKDGLDIHALTASEMFGVPVEGMPSEVRRRAKAINFGIIYGISAFGLANQLGIPREEAGLYIRRYFERFPGIRAYMDETKAYCREHGYVTTLFGRRCHYPDIAASNPSVRAFNERAAINARLQGTAADIIRRAMIRMEGALEEAGLSARMLLQVHDELVFEVPEAEVGATLPLVRHVMETAALPAVSLAVPLKVEASAADNWDEAH comes from the coding sequence ATGTCTGTTGCCCCCCGCCCGATCAAGCCCGGCGACCATGTGTTCCTGGTCGATGGCTCGTCCTTTGTGTTTCGGGCCTATTTCCAGTCCATCAACCAGGACCGGAAGTACAATTTCCGTTCGGACCGGCTGCCCACCGGGGCGGTGCGCCTGTTCTGCACCAAGCTCCTGCAATTCATTCGCGAGGGGGCCGTGGGTATCCGCCCGACGCACCTCGCCATCATCTTCGACAAGTCGGAAGATTCGTTCCGCAAGGAAATCTATCCCGACTACAAGGCCAACCGCTCCGATCCGCCGGACGAACTGATTCCCCAATTCCCCCTCATGCGCGAGGCGGTCAAGGCCTTCGGCCTGATCCCGGTGGAAATGGCGCGCTTTGAGGCCGACGACCTTATCGCCACCTATGCGGTCCAGGCCGCCAAGGCGGGCGCTGACGTGCTGGTGGTCTCCGCCGACAAGGATCTGATGCAGATCGTGGGCGAGCGGGTGGCCATGTATGACCCGGCCTCCGGCGAGGCGGGCGGGCGCGGGGCGCGTCCCGAGCGGCGCATCGGCCTGCAGGAGGTGGTGGATTATTTCGGCGTGCCGCCGGAGAAGGTCACGGACGTGCAGGCGCTGGCCGGCGACAGCACGGACAATGTGCCCGGCGTGCCCGGCATCGGCATCAAGACCGCCGCCACCCTGATCCAGGATTATGGCGACCTGGAATCGCTGCTCGCCCGCGCCGGCGAGATCAAGCAGCCCAAGCGCCGCGAATCGCTGCTCGACCCTGCCAACCAGGAGAAGGCCCGCATCTCCAAGCGCCTGGTGACGCTGGATTGCGCGGTCCCCGTGGAAGTGCCGCTGGAGGACCTCGTCCTCGAGGAGCCGGACGCGAAGCGCCTCGTCGCCTTCCTGAAAGCCATGGAATTCACCACCATCACCCGCCGCGTGGCCGAGGCCTATGGGGTGGAGGCGGGCGAGATCGAGCCCGACCCGCTGCTCTCCCCCGGCGGCGGTGCCGTTCCCGCTCTGCCCGCCGGCCCCGCCGAGCCGGTGGCCCCGGCCGCTGCTGCCGCGCCCGCCGCTGGCGCCGCGCCGGCCCCCTCCGGCCGCCCGCAGCTTCTCTCGCCTTCCGACCTCGTGGCCGCCCGCGCCGCCGAGGCCCGCGCGGAGAAGGTGGACCGCTCCCGCTACGCCATGCTCAGCAGTGCGGCGGAGCTGGCCGACTGGTGCGCCCGCGCCCGCGACCAGGGCTATGTGGCCTTCGACACGGAGACGACCGGCATCGACAGCCAGCAGGCGGATCTGGTGGGCGTCTCCCTGGCGCTGGCGCCCAATGTGGCCTGCTACATTCCGCTCGCCCATGTGGGGGCGGGGGATGGGCTCTTCAGCGAGGGCCGGCTGCCCAACCAGATCCCGTTCCAGGATGCCCTGGCGCTCCTGAAGCCCCTGTTCGAGGACGTGGGCACGCTGAAGATCGGCCACAACGTCAAGTATGACGCGGCCATCCTTGCCCGCTATGGCATTGAGGTCGCGCCCCTCGACTGCACCATGTGCATGTCCTATGCGCTCGATGCCGGCCGCACCAATCACGGCATGGACGACCTCTCGGTGCGCCATCTCGGCCATCAGCCCATCGCCTTCACAGAGGTCGCGGGCAAGGGCAAGGGGCAGATCACCTTCGACAAGGTGCCGCTGGAGGCCGCCACCGCCTATGCGGCCGAGGATGCGGACGTGACCTTGCGCCTGTGGCGGGTGTTGAAGCCCCGTTTGCCGGCGGACGGCATGACCACGGTCTACGAGACCCTGGAGCGCCCGCTCATTCCGGTGCTCGGCCGCATGGAGGCGCGGGGCGTCTCCATCGACCGCACGCTGCTCTCGCGCCTCTCCGGCGAGTTCGCCCAGGGCGCGGCGCGCATCGAGGATGAGATCGCCGAGATTGCCGGCGAGCGGCTGAATGTGGGCTCGCCCAAGCAGATCGGCGACATATTGTTCGGCCGCATGGGCCTGCCCGGCGCCACCAAGACCCCCACGGGCGCCTGGTCCACCAAGGCCAATGTGCTGGAGGAACTGGCCGAGGCCGGCCATCCCCTGCCCAAGAAGATCCTGGACTGGCGCCAGCTCGCCAAGCTGCGCTCCACCTATACGGACGCGCTGCCCGGCTATGTGAACCCCCGTACGGGGCGGGTGCACACCTCCTACGCCCTGGCGGCCACCACGACGGGGCGCCTGTCCTCCTCCGAGCCCAACCTCCAGAACATCCCCATCCGCACCGAGGAAGGCCGCCGCATCCGCCGCGCCTTCGTGGCGGAGAAGGGCTACAAGCTGGTCTCGGCGGATTATTCGCAGATCGAATTGCGGCTGCTCGCCGAGATCGCCGAGATCCCCTCCTTGCGGCAGGCCTTCAAGGACGGGCTCGACATCCACGCTCTGACCGCCTCCGAAATGTTCGGCGTGCCGGTGGAGGGCATGCCGAGCGAGGTGCGCCGCCGGGCCAAAGCCATCAATTTCGGCATCATCTATGGCATCTCGGCGTTTGGCCTCGCCAACCAGCTGGGCATTCCGCGCGAGGAGGCCGGGCTCTATATCCGCCGCTATTTCGAGCGCTTCCCCGGCATCCGCGCCTATATGGACGAGACCAAGGCCTATTGCCGCGAGCATGGCTATGTGACGACCCTGTTCGGCCGCCGCTGCCATTATCCCGACATCGCCGCCTCAAACCCCTCCGTGCGCGCCTTCAACGAACGCGCCGCCATCAATGCCCGCCTCCAGGGCACCGCCGCCGACATCATCCGCCGCGCCATGATCCGCATGGAAGGCGCGCTGGAGGAGGCCGGCCTCTCCGCCCGCATGCTCCTGCAAGTGCATGACGAACTGGTGTTCGAGGTGCCCGAGGCGGAAGTGGGCGCCACCTTGCCCTTGGTGCGCCACGTGATGGAAACGGCGGCGCTGCCGGCGGTGTCGCTGGCCGTGCCGCTAAAGGTGGAGGCGAGCGCGGCGGACAATTGGGACGAGGCGCACTGA
- the cysG gene encoding siroheme synthase CysG yields MDDDMAPPADKILPPRAPRPTASGRMDALARLPVFFALAGKPVVVAGGGPPAVWKAELLCAAGAVVKVYAAHPCAEMVTLAAEMAQPDEGREGVIHLIERAWTGHDLEGAALAIADAEDDGEAEAFRAAAKGAGVPVNVIDKPAFCDFAFGAIVNRSPLVVGISTDGAAPVFGQAVRAKIEAILPLGFRRWAQAAQRWRGAVSQLGLSFHGRRHFWEAFTARALATPERAPDERDRAELIALAETERTAPETGSVVLVGAGPGDPELLTLKAVRALQSAEVVLYDDLVSGEVLDFARREAKKMLVGKTGYGPSCKQSDINTLMVSLAKEGRRVVRLKGGDPMIFGRAGEEITACRRAGIPVEVVPGISSPQGAASRLVTSLTHRDHARRLQLVTAHARNGKLPEDLDFKALSDPAATTVVYMPRRTLAELVSRLIDAGIDPQVPALAVFSVSRPQEVVVSAPLGGLAEAVERAVAEGAEGPCLVLYGFALAEGLAAQESERRAAP; encoded by the coding sequence ATGGACGACGACATGGCCCCACCGGCCGACAAGATCCTTCCCCCCCGCGCCCCGCGCCCCACGGCGAGCGGGCGCATGGATGCGTTGGCGCGGCTGCCGGTCTTCTTTGCGCTGGCCGGCAAGCCGGTGGTGGTGGCCGGCGGCGGGCCGCCCGCCGTGTGGAAGGCCGAGCTTCTGTGCGCCGCCGGGGCGGTGGTGAAGGTCTATGCGGCCCATCCCTGCGCCGAGATGGTGACGCTGGCCGCCGAGATGGCGCAGCCGGACGAGGGGCGCGAGGGCGTCATCCACCTGATCGAGCGGGCCTGGACAGGGCACGACCTTGAAGGCGCGGCCCTTGCCATTGCCGATGCCGAGGATGACGGGGAGGCGGAGGCCTTCCGCGCCGCCGCCAAAGGAGCGGGTGTCCCGGTCAATGTGATCGACAAGCCGGCCTTCTGCGACTTTGCTTTCGGGGCCATCGTCAACCGTTCGCCCCTCGTGGTGGGCATCTCCACCGATGGTGCCGCCCCGGTCTTCGGGCAGGCGGTGCGGGCGAAGATCGAGGCCATCCTGCCTTTGGGGTTCCGCCGGTGGGCGCAGGCGGCGCAGCGCTGGCGGGGAGCGGTGTCGCAGCTGGGCCTCTCCTTCCACGGCCGCCGGCATTTCTGGGAAGCCTTCACCGCCCGCGCGCTCGCCACCCCCGAACGGGCGCCCGACGAGCGGGACCGGGCCGAACTGATCGCGCTCGCCGAAACCGAGCGCACCGCGCCTGAGACCGGCTCGGTGGTGCTGGTGGGCGCCGGGCCGGGCGATCCCGAGCTGTTGACGCTCAAGGCGGTGCGCGCCCTCCAATCCGCCGAGGTGGTGCTTTACGATGACCTCGTCTCCGGCGAGGTGCTGGATTTCGCCCGCCGCGAGGCCAAGAAGATGCTGGTGGGCAAGACCGGCTATGGCCCCTCCTGCAAGCAGAGCGACATCAACACGCTGATGGTGTCGCTGGCCAAGGAGGGCCGCCGCGTGGTGCGCCTGAAGGGCGGCGACCCCATGATTTTCGGCCGGGCGGGGGAGGAGATCACCGCCTGCCGCCGCGCCGGCATTCCGGTGGAAGTGGTTCCCGGCATTTCCTCGCCCCAGGGCGCGGCGAGCCGGCTCGTCACCTCGCTGACCCATCGCGACCATGCGAGGCGGCTGCAACTGGTCACCGCCCATGCCCGCAACGGCAAGCTGCCGGAGGACCTGGACTTCAAGGCCCTGTCCGACCCGGCCGCCACCACCGTGGTCTATATGCCCCGCCGCACTTTGGCGGAGCTTGTAAGCCGGCTCATCGATGCCGGCATCGACCCGCAGGTGCCGGCGCTGGCGGTGTTTTCCGTCAGCCGGCCGCAGGAGGTGGTGGTCAGCGCCCCCTTGGGTGGCCTTGCGGAGGCGGTGGAGAGAGCGGTGGCCGAGGGGGCGGAAGGGCCGTGCCTCGTTCTCTATGGTTTCGCCCTCGCCGAGGGCCTCGCCGCGCAGGAGAGCGAACGGCGCGCGGCGCCCTGA
- a CDS encoding DUF2794 domain-containing protein has translation MGDVEPIRTAAASPAAPAHANPAPPAPARVTFDRRELDRILDLYGRMVAAGEWRDYAIDFLKDKAVFSIFRRAMDVPLYRIEKDPKLARKQGAYSVISQTGLILKRGPELPRVLAVLEKPLRTIG, from the coding sequence ATGGGAGACGTCGAACCCATACGCACCGCCGCCGCATCTCCGGCCGCTCCCGCCCACGCCAACCCCGCTCCTCCCGCGCCCGCCCGCGTCACCTTTGACCGGCGGGAGCTGGACCGCATCCTCGACCTCTACGGCCGCATGGTGGCCGCCGGCGAGTGGCGGGACTATGCCATCGACTTCCTGAAGGACAAGGCGGTCTTCTCCATCTTCCGGCGCGCCATGGACGTGCCGCTCTACCGCATCGAGAAGGACCCCAAGCTCGCCCGCAAGCAGGGCGCCTATAGCGTCATCTCCCAGACCGGCCTGATTTTGAAGCGCGGGCCTGAACTGCCCCGCGTGCTGGCCGTGCTGGAAAAGCCCCTGCGCACCATCGGCTGA
- a CDS encoding HesA/MoeB/ThiF family protein yields MAFSPEEIERYARHIVLRDVGGPGQQKLKSARVLVVGAGGLGAPALLYLAAAGVGHIALVDDDEVSLSNLQRQVIHGTPDIGRPKVESARDRVAALNPHVDMTLHATRLTPANAMELISAADVVLDGSDNFATRYLVSDACALAGRTLVTAALGTFDATITTLKPFERGPDGTLYPTYRCLFPEPPPPGTVAPCAEAGVLGALAGIAGSLAALEVIRAIVGFGEGLVGKLLMIDALSMRFETLDYAYDPDNPLTGTGARITDLSEHALRGAA; encoded by the coding sequence ATGGCGTTTTCACCGGAGGAGATCGAGCGCTACGCCCGGCACATCGTGCTGCGTGACGTGGGCGGGCCCGGCCAGCAGAAACTGAAATCCGCCCGCGTGCTGGTGGTGGGCGCCGGCGGCCTCGGCGCGCCGGCCTTGCTTTACCTCGCCGCCGCCGGCGTGGGGCATATCGCGCTGGTGGATGATGACGAGGTGTCCCTCTCCAATCTCCAGCGGCAGGTGATCCACGGCACGCCCGATATCGGCCGGCCCAAGGTGGAGAGCGCCCGCGACCGCGTCGCCGCGCTCAATCCCCATGTGGACATGACGCTCCACGCCACCCGCCTCACCCCCGCCAATGCCATGGAGCTGATCTCGGCGGCGGACGTGGTGCTGGATGGCTCGGACAATTTCGCCACCCGCTATCTGGTATCGGACGCCTGCGCGCTCGCCGGCCGCACCTTGGTGACCGCCGCGCTCGGCACCTTCGATGCCACCATCACCACCCTGAAGCCCTTTGAGAGGGGGCCGGACGGCACGCTTTATCCCACCTATCGCTGCCTCTTCCCCGAGCCGCCGCCGCCCGGCACGGTTGCGCCCTGCGCGGAGGCGGGGGTGCTGGGGGCGCTGGCGGGCATCGCCGGTTCGCTCGCGGCCCTTGAGGTCATCCGCGCCATTGTCGGCTTCGGCGAGGGTCTGGTGGGCAAGCTCCTGATGATCGACGCGCTCTCCATGCGATTCGAGACGCTCGACTATGCCTATGATCCCGACAATCCGCTCACCGGCACCGGCGCGCGCATCACCGATCTGTCGGAACACGCGCTGCGTGGGGCGGCCTGA